A segment of the Collimonas fungivorans genome:
GGGTAAACTGCTGCCCATCCTCCGGATGCCTGTCCAGCGCTGATTTGTTCCGCCAGCGCAAAAGTCCTATTCCCAAACTGCACATTGTTGTACGCGGCAGATTCCTTCATTCTCCAACCTTGCAGATATTTCCATATGGAAATGTCGACGCAAAGCCAGGCGGCAAGCCAGTCTACATGGCTTAACGTCAATGTTTCCGAGTGGCATATTTGTTGCTTAGTGTTTCTGCGGAAATGTTTCAGATTGCAACTACCTGTAGCAATACGAGAAATTTCTGCTGGAAATGATTGACGCAAAAGAAACCTGTGCGCCAGCAATTGGTGCAACGGTGACCGATGCATCGCCCAAAAGGCGATTAACAAATGGTTGTATCCGTCACAAAAATTAGATTTCTACTCTGATACTTACCCATGGGGAGTGTGGTTATGATGAAAGAAAGAAGACTGCAACGTTCGCTGCGACTGATGTTTTCCGGCGGCGTCGCTGTCGGATTCGGGCTGCTGGCGCAATCGGTGCACGCGCAGGAGACCAAGACCGACGACGCACCACAACAGATGCAACGCGTCGAAATCACAGGCTCGTCGATCAAGCGGATCACCAAGGAGGGCGCTCTGCCGGTGCAGACACTGACCCACGAAGACATCGCCAAGAGCGGCGCCAACAGCGTCGCCGACCTGATCCAGGCCTTGCCGGCGATGCAGGGGTTCATCCCGCAGTCGAGTTCTGTGAACGGCAACGGCAGCGGCGTCGAGACGGCTTCCATCCATGGCATCGGTTCCGGTTACACCCTGGTGCTGCTGAACGGACGGCGCATCGCCAAATCGGCAATCTCCCACAACGACTATGCGGTCAACCTGGCCAGCATTCCGCTGGCGGCGGTGGAACGGGTTGAAATCCTGACCGACGGCGCCTCCGCGCTGTACGGCTCCGACGCGATTGCCGGCGTGGTCAACTTCATCCTCAAGAAAAACGCTACCGACGCCACCATCACCGCCACCTACAATGCACCGACCAAGGCCGGCGGCAAGAGCTTTAACGTCGGCATCTCCAAGGGTTTCGGCGACCTCGACAAAGACGGCTACAACGTGCTGCTGGCATACAGCCACGACGAGCAAAAAAACCTGGTTGCGGGACAGCGTGGGTTTGCCAGCAGCGGCATAGTGCCGTTCAGCGTCGGCGGCCAGAATTATTCGCTCTACCAGACCAGCAGCTATACCGCGCCGGGCGGCGTTTCATTGCGCCATGCGGACGGTTCCGATCCGACCCAGTTTTCGCCTGACTTCCTGAAAAACGGCAGCTGCGGACCGAATACTTTCCAGGCCGGGAATTATTGCAAATTCAACTATGCGGCGACGGTCGAACTGATACCGGAATCGCAGCGCGACAGTTTTGTCGTGTCAGGCAACTTGAAGCTCAACAGCGCCACCAACCTGTTTGCCGAGGCTGTCGCTTCGCGTTATTCCATCACGCCGCAATATGCGCCGTCCGCCCAGCCCTTGGCGCTGTCGCTGAGCAGCCCGCTGTACGCCAAATATGTGACGCCTTACCTGGCGCAGCTGGGAGAAAATCCTGCAAACATCAACGGCGCGGTGATGAACCTGCGCCTTGTGGACGCCGGCGGCCGCACCGATGAATACCGCACCGACGCCCTGCACCTGGCGTTCGGCATAGACGGCAACGCGCTGGGCTGGGACTACAACGCGTCCTACACCCATTCGCAAAACAAGTTCTACGACAAGGCGATCAACGGTTATCTCAGCAACAATATGTTCCAGAACATCGTCGCCGCCGGCGGCTTTGATCCGTTTGCGCCTTCGGGAACCGGGGTAGCCGCGCTGGCGCCGGCCGTATTGCACCAGACGCTGGACCAGGCGACCTCCAAGCTCGACATCATCAACGCGCATGCTTCCCACGACCTGTTCAAGGCGCCGGGCGGCATGTCGCAAATCGGCTTGGGTGTGGAAGCGACCAAGGAGCAGCATACCGACAGTCCTAGCGCGATTTTGCAAAGCACCAACGCGCTGCAGCCGAACTTCACCGATTCCATCATCGGCGGCAACGCCGGCGCCTTGCCGTTTTCGGCAAGCCGGATGAACTACGGGACGTTTGCCGAAATGCTGGTGCCGGTCATGAAGAACCTGGACGTCACGGCGGCGCTGCGTTACGACAGCTACGATGCGGCGAAAAACGATGCAAACTTCGACAACGCCGGCAATCCGCTCGGTTCCGCAACCCAGGGCAACTCCGCCAGCAAATCCACGTACAAGATTTCTGCCCGCTGGCAACCGGTCGAATCACTGTTGCTGCGCGGTTCCTACGGCACCGGCTTCAAGGCGCCGACCCTGTCGCAGATCACTTCGCCGATCCAGTTCAGCGGCAATACCGCGCAACAGCACCCATGTCCGGTTTCGGCGCCCGATCCAAGGGCTGCCGGCTGCCAGGGCGTGACCCAGTATGACGTGCTGCAAGGCGGCAACCAGCTCAGTGGTTCGAGCGGCTTGAAGCCGGAAACCTCGAAGCAGAGCACGGTCGGCTTCCGTCTTGAACCGATACGCAACCTGTCGATCGGCTTCGACTTGTGGACCGTCAGCATCAAGAACCAGATCAGCATCCTGCAGGAAAATATCGCGTTCTCCAATCCGACCGCTTATTCCAACCTGTTCACCTTGTTCAACGACCCGATCCAGGGATCGCAGACGATCGCCTTCCTGCAGACTCCGGTCAACCTGGCCAGCGCCAAATACCAGGGGATAGACTGGGACCACAGCTTCAAGACCAAGACCCCGATCGGCGACATGAGCCTGCAATGGACCGGCACCTACATGCTGAAAGCCGAGCAGGATTTCCCGGGTACCGGCACCCAGAGCAGCCTGGGTAAATACGGCGCCGACCAGAACGTGGTGTTCCGCGTGATTTCGCGCCTGGCAGGATCATGGAAACAGTCGGATACCTGGACTCACACCCTGACCGCCAACTATCGCTCCGGCTATCACGACCAGACCTATACGGCGGACGACGCC
Coding sequences within it:
- a CDS encoding TonB-dependent receptor domain-containing protein; the encoded protein is MMKERRLQRSLRLMFSGGVAVGFGLLAQSVHAQETKTDDAPQQMQRVEITGSSIKRITKEGALPVQTLTHEDIAKSGANSVADLIQALPAMQGFIPQSSSVNGNGSGVETASIHGIGSGYTLVLLNGRRIAKSAISHNDYAVNLASIPLAAVERVEILTDGASALYGSDAIAGVVNFILKKNATDATITATYNAPTKAGGKSFNVGISKGFGDLDKDGYNVLLAYSHDEQKNLVAGQRGFASSGIVPFSVGGQNYSLYQTSSYTAPGGVSLRHADGSDPTQFSPDFLKNGSCGPNTFQAGNYCKFNYAATVELIPESQRDSFVVSGNLKLNSATNLFAEAVASRYSITPQYAPSAQPLALSLSSPLYAKYVTPYLAQLGENPANINGAVMNLRLVDAGGRTDEYRTDALHLAFGIDGNALGWDYNASYTHSQNKFYDKAINGYLSNNMFQNIVAAGGFDPFAPSGTGVAALAPAVLHQTLDQATSKLDIINAHASHDLFKAPGGMSQIGLGVEATKEQHTDSPSAILQSTNALQPNFTDSIIGGNAGALPFSASRMNYGTFAEMLVPVMKNLDVTAALRYDSYDAAKNDANFDNAGNPLGSATQGNSASKSTYKISARWQPVESLLLRGSYGTGFKAPTLSQITSPIQFSGNTAQQHPCPVSAPDPRAAGCQGVTQYDVLQGGNQLSGSSGLKPETSKQSTVGFRLEPIRNLSIGFDLWTVSIKNQISILQENIAFSNPTAYSNLFTLFNDPIQGSQTIAFLQTPVNLASAKYQGIDWDHSFKTKTPIGDMSLQWTGTYMLKAEQDFPGTGTQSSLGKYGADQNVVFRVISRLAGSWKQSDTWTHTLTANYRSGYHDQTYTADDATVRIVNPDGSYGAFVAMPNHEVASYTTFDWQTKMTVKKGLEFTGGIKNLFARTPPLSLVTAGGGNQVGYDARYTDPLGRQFYITGTYKF